TGATATCTAAAAAGATGAGATCAACCGGATTGGTTTCCAGATACAGACGAGCCTCTCCGGTACGAATGAACGTTTTGGCCAGCTCTACGGCCTCGATTCGGCTACAGAAGGCTTCAATCACATCAAGAGCAGGACGTTCGTCGTCGAGGGCGATGGCTTTCATCAGGATAACGTTAGCTGTAGATGAACACGGAAATCGGTAGGTCCATTATCGATGGTTAGTTCATGGGCGTCTGGATACAAAAGCCGAAGCCGTTCACGGGTGTTTTGCAGGCCTATTCCCGTTGAGTTTTCCAACAGGCTGATCCGCACTTTTTTATTGGCTACGTACAGGCTCAGCCGATTTTCTTCAATTCGTACATGAATGTCTATGTGTGAGTCTTCATCTGGGCTTACGCCGTATTTAAAGGCATTTTCAATGAAGGAGAAGAGCAGTAAGGGAGCAATTTCCAGATGGTTCTCATTCCCTTCCAGTTGGCAGTTGATCCGAACAGCATCCCGTAAGCGTGCTTTCTGGAGGTCGATGTAGTTGACAATGTAGTTGATCTCCCGCGACAGAGCCACTTTATCCCGATGGGCGTCTCGAATAATATACCGCATGAACTCCGAGAGTTTTACAATTGTATCGGCAGTTTGCTCATCCTGGCGAATGGCCAGGGCATAAATACTATTGAGGGTATTGAACAGAAAATGCGGCTGGATTTGCGCTTTGAGTTGGCGAAGCTCAGCCTGTAGCTGGTCATTTTCAACCTGATGAAGCCGACTCGCTGTCTGAACCGAAATCGAGATGAGCGTACTAACACTGCCCAATAAGAAAAAGATGGCTAGCTTGACCGGGAGCAATAGCGTAAACGAGGTGCCGTGTCGGCCATCAGGTCCGACGCCGTAATGGGGATGATCGTCCGATCGATGTGAATGGTCAGGCAGGTCAACGTGAGGCTTATGGTCGCGTGCCTGTGCTGCAAAGGGTGGCAAATCGTGGGGGCGTAGCATCATTTCTTCCACAAAGATTTGCCGGAACCAGGCTTGTGGGGTGTTCTCTGATGGGGCTTTAAAGAAAATCCACTGTTCAATCCGATAGGGCAGATAAACAGCGGCCAGTATGCAGCTAATGGCTATAAGGACATAACGTCGGTACCGCTTATTCAGAAACAGGCGCGGTACAAATACCGTATGGTTAATGTATGAGAAGGTGATCAGGAAACAATAAGCCAGACTGTTCTGAACAAGATGTTCATGGGGGCGTAAAGGCGAAACGCTTGCTCCGCTAAACCCGTAATAAACGATTGGTAGAATGGCCAGAGCCATTCCGATCAATACATGGGTTCTGTGGATTCTAAACCAGGCGGCCATTGACTACGTACCGAAAAATACAAACGTACACAAACCCACTGGCGGCTGGGAATAATTGTGGCTAATAAGCAAAAAGCAGGGGTAAAGGAGCGCGCAGGTAGCTGATAAAATCTAGGGATAGGGCTTCGATAAGCCCTATCCCCTTATTGCCCTACCAGTTCTGATTCCCTGAGGCAGGCAAACACCTCGCGGTAGAACTCTGGGTGCGACTGCCAGGTTTGGGCTGTAACCATGTTCCGGTCGCGGATGGCCTGTTCGGTCGCATAGGTTCCTCCGCCCATTTCAATTTCGGCACGCACATGCTCGTAGGCCGTGAGGGTTCGGTTTTGGGCTAAACCTGCCGTGACCAGAATCTGAATACCGTGGCAGATGGCAAAAACCCATTTTCCCTGCCGGTCGAACTCGCGCACGACATCCAGCAAGGGGGCATGGTTGCGCAGGTATTCGGGAGCGCGGCCTCCCAGTAGCAGAATAGCGTCATAATCATCAACCACCACATCGGCAATGGTCAGATCGGAAGCCAGGCAATAACCGGGGCGCTCCATATACGTATCCCAACCCGGTTCAAAATCGTGCATCACCAGGTTAAGTCGGCGTTTGCTGGGAGCCGCAATCACAGCGGTATCGCCTTCTTCCTGAAAGCGGTGAACAGCATATAGGGTTTCATAACTTTCACCTCCATCGCCCGTAACGACCAAAATTCTGCGATTCATGTAGATAAGGATTTAGAACATGGTTTGTTAGATCTCTGCTCCTTAAAGTATAATCCCTGCCGTTTATACTTCACTCGGATAAACCCCTACTATGAATGAAATCCGTTGGTAAGCTCATCTGTCTGCTCGTATGGATCAGTGGCTCACTCCAGTCGCAGAGCCTCTCCTTAACAATTACCAAACGCTACCTGAACCTGCCCGTGTCGCAGTCGCAGAGCCGGGGAACCATGCAGTTTACGATTCAGGGTAAACCAGAGCGCTCGTTCAAAATACGGCTGGCGACCGGAAAGCCCGACTACTGGGTGTTTTGCGACATGGCTGCTCTGAAAGGCAAAGCCATTACGATCAGCTACGACGGCAATTTGGAGGGATTAGCCCCGATTTATCAGGATGATAAAATCGCCGGACAGGATTCGCTATACAAAGAAACTAATCGGCCCCAATACCATTTTTCTACCCGCCGAGGCTGGATCAACGACCCGAACGGAATGATTTTCTATGAGGGAGAGTACCATCTGTTTTACCAGCATAACCCCTACGAACGCGACTGGGAAAATATGTCGTGGGGCCATGCCGTCAGCAGCGACATGATTCATTGGGAGGAGCTACCGACAGCCCTCTCGCCCGATAGCCTGGGGACGATGTTTTCGGGATCAACCGTGATTGATTATGCGAATACGGCAGGTTTCAACCGGGGCAATACACCAGCGATGATTGCGCTGTTTACCGTCGACAATCCGGATAAACAGGTTCAGTGTATGGCCTATAGCCTGGATAAAGGCCGCACCTGGACAAAGTATACCAAGAACCCACTCATCGACTCCAAAGCGAAGTGGAATAGTAAGGATACGCGCGATCCACGAGTGTTTTGGTATAAGCCGGGCAATCACTGGGTAATGGTACTCAACGAACGGGATGGCCATTCGATTTATACTTCAAAAAACCTGAAGGAGTGGACGTATCAGAGTCATGTGACGGGCTTCTGGGAATGCCCGGACTTGTTTGAATTGCCCATAGATGGGGATAAGAGCCAGACAAAATGGGTCATGTATGGCGCGTCGGCCACGTATATGATTGGGGCGTTTGATGGAAAAGTTTTTACGCCGGAGTCCGGTAAGCATTATTATACGACAGGTAGCCTCTATGCCGCCCAAACCTTTGCCAATATGCCCGATACCGACCCCCGGCGCATTCAGATTGGCTGGGGCCGCATTTCGCAACCGGGGATGCCCTTCAACAACCAGATGCTTATGCCCACTGAGCTACAATTGCGAACAACTAAAAATGGCCCCCGTCTGGTTAGCGTACCCGTCAAAGAAACCGAGCAGTTGTTCGATCTGGTTCAACAGGGGGGCGATCTGAGCGCAGCCGAAGCCAATGAACAAGTGAAAGCGTTTAAAGAGCTGGACCGATTTCGATTGACGACAACGCTTAAACTATCGCATGCAACCAGTGCGGGTGTTTCGCTTTTCGGTCAGCGGATACTCGATTATGACCTGAATTCGAACCTGGTCAATGGCGTCTTTTATTCCCCAGAAAACATGACCAGTATGGAGGTGACCGCTGATATTTACGTTGATCGGACTAGTATAGAGGTGTTTATCGATGGAGGAGCCTATTCGTATTCACTTGCGAGAAAGCCGATTTCGACCGCCAAAGAGGCTATTCAGTTTTGGGGTAACCGTATCGATGTGAAGAGTTTTAAGCTATATACTGCAAAATCGATCTGGAAATAAGCATTTCAGGGTAGATCAGTGCTTGTAGCAAAATAGTACCACTGATTACATTTACTAAACTTTACTCGCTGTGAGGTGAAAGGTGTTGATCGGGTGAGAATACCAACTCACTTGTGACGTCGTAGTTCGTACCTGCCGGACGGACAAAGACGCAGGTAAACATCCATTTGACCAGACGATATCGGCGGTCTGGAAAGCACCGGCAGGAAGTTTCAGCAGTACTTTATTCCATCCTTTGCGTAAGGCAACAACGAGAGGAGGCCGGTTTTCGTAGGGTTCATTGGTGTACGGTGTTTCCAGATCGGCAGAATGCTGACCGGGTGTAGACCAGACCGGCGGATTAATAACCTTTCCATTGATCCAGATGCGGCTACCTTTATAATCCCACTGGCCAGCCGGGGGCGATGCGTCTTTTTCCAACCTAGGACTTCCTTACCACAATCCCGGACTCACTGCTGCCATTTCGGGCACGAACTGCGCATCGTTAAACGCAACCTCATCGGTGCCGATGTGGATGTATGGTACGTCGAACAACGCACAGACTTCCGGGAGGAGTTTCTTTACCAGCACTTTACCGAAATCACTTTGCATGTCATACCCCGTTGCCCGCCGAAAAGCTCCACTATGCCCCGGCATGTCGATTTCCGGGATGAGTAGCACGCGCTGCGCTTTCCAAAAAGTGACCAGTTCACAGGCTAGCTGTTTGGTATAGTAAAGGCCGGGAAAGCGTTTGGTCACCGTCGAATCCGTCAGATGCCCGTGAAATGTATTTCTTTTGTAGCGGGACAGGATGACAATATGCGCTTTCAGGCGGTCGATTGGAATAAAACTGCGTCCTACATCATGCATGAAGCCACGGATTGGAAAGGCTGGAAAATCGACGATTTGGCAACCCGCCAGGAATGGCTGTGTTTTAGACTGAGCCAGTTGCTGGAGCGTTCGATATCCCCAGAATAATCCTTGTTCTGTAGCGGCACTCAGGTGAATAGTTGAAGCCGAAACGGTGAGTGGTGCTTGATAAGCTATAAACGCCTTATTAATCGGGTAATAGCTTTCCGGGATTCAGGATACCACGCGGGTCCAGCGCTTTTTTAAGGGTTCGCATCAGAGTGATTTCTTCGGGTGTACGGCTTAAGTAAAGCCAGTTTTTTTTCTCCAGACCAATGCCATGTTCGCCAGTTATGGAACCGCCGATTGGTTGGAGTCGGGCGTATAGCGTCTCTTCTATGGCGTGTTTGGTAAAGTGGTCCTCATTGCCACAACTAATAAACAGGTGAAGGTTGCCATCGCCCATGTGCCCAAATGTGTAGAGGTACACATCGGGCCAGGTTTGTTGAAGGGCTAACCGTATGGTTTTGATGTAGGTATCCATCTCGGAAATGGCGAGGCTGATGTCGAATAGAAAAACGGGTCGATGAACCGAGAAAATAAACTCTACATTTTCGCGGATGCCCCAAAACCAGTCCAGCTCTTTTTGCGATTGGGCTATCACCGCGTCAACAATCAGGTCAGTCGTCAGGGCGTGCTCTAAAAAGGCGTCAAACTGGTGTTTGTCTTTGTCGGCATCCTGCCCGAGGGATTCCAGTAATACGTAAAAAGGATAATGCTGAGCCAGGGGCGGTGCGAACAGGGCAGGCTTCGAGGTCATCAACTGATAATAGTCCTGCCATAACAGTTCGAAACTGGTAAGATCGTTTTTTAGGTGGGTTTTGGCGGCCAGCAAGAGGCTATTGGCCTTTTCGAAGCTATCTACGGCTATAAAAGCCGTATTGCGGGTTTTGGGCAGATCGTCCAGTTTCAGCACCGCTCTAGTGATAATACCTAACGTTCCTTCGGAGCCAATGAAAAGCTGTTTCAGGTCATATCCGGCATTATTCTTCATCATTTTGTTCATCGACGAAACGATGGTTCCATCGGCCAGAACCACTTCCAGGCCCAGCACCAGATTACGCATAACACCATAGCGTAAGGCCTGTAAGCCCCCCGCATTCGACGCGATATTGCCCCCAATCATACAGCTGCCTTTAGCGCCCAGATCGAGTGGAAAAAGCTGCCCATGTGCGGCTACCTGATCGCGTAGCTGTTGCAGTACAACTCCCGCCTGTACCGTTGCGGTTTTGTTGGCTACATCGATTTGTTCAACCCGATTCATCCGCTCAAGGCTCAACGCTATTTCATGGGCGCTTGTATCGGTACCGCCAACCACATTGGTCAATCCGCCCTGGGGGACAACGGGTTGATGAAACTCGTGACAAATTTGAAGCATTCGGGACACCTCCTGGGTAGTGGTAGGCAAAAGCAGCGCCCGACAATCGAGGCTTCCGGTTTGCTTCCAGTGGCTGGCTACACGTGAACTGGCTTCTTCACGGCTGAGCACAGTGTTGTTGCCAAACGTGTTAACCAGTAGCTCGACAATATCGGACATGGTGGAGGGAGAAAAATCAGAAAACAGTCAATTACTTAAAGGTGAATCAGCAGCTTCGTTACTACCGTGTCGAATAGATGATGGGTAAAGAGTGCCAAAACAGTGAATCATCAAGATAATTGACTATAGAAATAGTTACTGATAGGGATGCTTTGAAGGCTATTGGCGATTATTTTCTTACCGTCACTCTTAGGTTTGCCTGGTCCACTGTGACCAGCAGGGAAGCAATGATAACGGGTCGAATCATGGGAAAGCCAGGGAGCGGAGAGCTAGGCTACTGCTAATCAAACAGAAAAGCCTTACAACCAAGTTGCAAGGCTTTCTGTAGGTTGGTAATCTGTTAGGTAGGTTAATTTCGGCAGCCCACGTAACCCTGAAAAGCGGTTGCCATGATCATGCCTGGTGAAATGGAGGAGTTATATTGCCAGTACACTTCTTTAGCGCTGTGCTTGCTATCATCCCATTCGACGACACCCAACGGTGATAGGTCGCCCAGGGCTACACTCGTTTCCAGAAACTCTATAGCATCGTCTGTTGAGTCGAATGCAACAACACCGGGCATTTCCTGGAGTTGAAAAACCGCCAGAAAAGTTTCCTGAGAATTCATATCAATAAAACTTGTTGCCATAAAGAACCTTAACTTCTGTACTGTATTTGACTACGTTTTTTCGCAATTGTCACTTTCATTTTGTTTAAATCTTCGGCCCTTCTGATTTTCGGAAATAATTACGGAAAACAGCCCGCCAAAAGAGGAGAGATAAGTATATAAATTAGCTAGAATAAGACATATCGATCAACTGACAAACAGTTTCCAGAGCAGCTTCATCGCCAACATTGCCTGGGAAAACTACATAACGAATACCCGGAAATTTACTGCTTTCGGTCATTTGCCAGACGGGTACGCCGGGAATAATAGGCCCCAGTACCAATGCTTTTTCGGCCGATAACCCGTTCGCTGCCAGATCGCTGGATGTAATCCCTCCTTTCGCCACAATGAACTTCGGGCGAATTACGAGTTCATGAAGTACCTTGACCAGGAAATTAGAAACTACCGAATTTATGGTCAGACTTTCAACGGCATCAATACCTACCTTTTGCTGGCGACTGGTATATAGGACAACGTTTTCTCCGGCTTCGAGCCAGTTGTCCGTTTGCTGGCTTATGCCAACGGCATGCGCTGCCGAATCACGGCTGATCAGGAGTTCGGCAACGTCGATTTCAATGGTCTTATACATTCCTCGTTTCAGTAACCGGCTTAGCTGCTGGGTCGTTTTGGGAACGTGCGACCCGACAATAACCAGATAACCATTGGCTGATGGAGGTACTGTTTTGGTGGGGATAAATGGCTTGCCCGATGCCAGTCCGGCCCGAATCGGAACAAACGTAGCCGATGTTCGGTATAAGAACTGCTTGCCCGATGCTTCGGCCAGTAGGAGGCCCATCACGACTACTTCCAAATCGCGGTAGCTGACCGCATTAACGACGCAGACGCTGCCATCGGTACAGCGTGTGAATGCTTCACTAACAGCCTCTGGACCACCTGTTCGGATTTCGTTGAGACTGATAGAGTGTACGGCTGATGCCTGTATTCTCCCGTTTGTTTTTTCCTCTACCCACTGTTTTAAATTCGAATGGGTATAGCCAAATACCACATCCTGGGCAAACGGTGTGTCTGAAACGGGAACTAGCTGGTGATTTTCAACCAGATAATGAACATCGTCAATCGTGTAGCGGCCACCTTCAATAAACGCGGGAATCAGCACAGTGATAGCCTTTGTTATACCCAGCGACTGCGCAACGGCATCTACTTCAGCCGGAAAATGACCCCGTAAGGTTGAATCACTTCGGCTAACAACGACAATGTCGCGCCCACTTTCGCTAACGGCCTGCTGTAAGTTCCGGCCAATTTCCTGAGCGAGTTCAACGGCTTCGTTTTCGGGTAAACTACGCGAATTGGTGAGGATATACAGAATGGAAGGATTTTTTCGTAATTCTTCGGCAATAAGTTCCACCCGCCAGGTAGTCAGTACCATGACGTCATAGCAGGTCTGTGTGCCAGTAGGATCGTCGTCAAGCACAACAATCGTTTGCCGACGTTTTTCGAATACATCGCGAATGGCCGGTAACAGATCGACTGAATATTCGCGTGGTAATTGAGTTATCTTCTGACTAACAGATTGATACATGGGGCAATGGTCTGGTTCTCAAAAGCCTGTTTAAAGCCGACAGTTTACCTATTGGTCAGGAGTTTCAACTTGGTTTCGGCTTTCATAGGGTAAAAGAATATAGCCGTATGCAACTAATTATAACAGGGGGAGCGGGATTTCTGGGACAGCGTCTGGCAAAAGCTCTTGTGAGTAGTTCAATTCCATTCGACGAACTCAGTCTGATCGATGTAGTGCTACCTCCAAAACCGATTGACGATGCGCGAATCAGTTGTCAGCAGCTAGACCTGGCCGAAGAAGGTGCGGCCGAAAAAATCATATCGATCAGAACCGGAATCGTGTTTCATCTAGCGGCTATCGTAAGCAGTCATGCCGAGAAAGACTTCGATCTGGGTTTGAAAGTCAATCTGGATATTACCCGACATCTGCTGGAGGCCTGTCGGCGTCAAAATCCGGCCATCCGGTTGATTTTTTCCAGTTCGCTGGCGGTGTATGGTGGTCAGCTTCCGGCTATTGTCGATGAATCAGTAGCTGTAAAACCGCAATCATCATACGGAGCTCAAAAAGCCATCGGTGAATTACTGGTGAACGATTATACCCGAAAAGGCTTTGTCGATGGTCGTGTATTGCGGTTACCTACTATCTGTGTGCGCCCTGGTCGGCCTAATCAGGCTGCTTCTTCGTTTGTCAGTAGTATCATTCGGGAGCCTATCCAGGGCGAGGAGGCTATTTGCCCGGTAGCTCCAGAACTGCCCTTGTGGTTATCGAGCCCGAATACAGTAATTCAAAATATACTGACAGGGGCCATTCTGGATGGCAAAACATTTGGCGAATGGCGTACCGTCAATTTGCCGGGAATCAGCGTAACCGTGCAACACATGCTGGATTCTCTCGAACGAATTGCGGGTAAAGAGGCTCTTGACCGGGTTCAGTTCAGGCCTGATCCTGCTATTAATGCCATTGTCAGTAGCTGGCCGGGTCTAGCCGATAATACAAGAGCGTTGGGGCTGGGGTTTCAGGTCGATCAGCATTTCGATGACTTTATCAGGCAGTTTATGGGCTATGATCGCGCATAACTCCAGGTGGGTATCCAGGGGATAACGGACAGGTAAGTAACAATCTTGACGACTTATTGGCGATAGTCAGTCAATTTTGTTTCTTGCATACCTAATTCATCAGTATATCCGAATGTGGTTAGATTCTAAAAAGATTGTGGTCATTGGTGGCACCACAGGTATGGGGCTATCAGCGTCATTGGCTTTTATTCGCGAAGGCGCACAGGTTGTGGTAGTTGGGCGTAATCCAGAAAGTTGCACCGCTGCTGAAAGACAATTGGATGGCAATGGCCTGGCGATGTCGGGCGATGCATCTGATCCGCAAACGGCACCCAAAGCCATTGCACTTTGTCAGCAGATTTTCGGTGGTTTCGATGGGTTGTATCACGTTGCCGGGGGGAGTGGACGGCGTTTCGGCGATGGGCCACTGCATGATCTGACCCTCGATGGCTGGAATTATACAGTGAACCTGAATCTAACCTCGCTCATGCTGTCTAATCAGGCGGCTGTGCGTGCGTTTCGGGCCCAAGGTGTCGGCGGCACTATCCTGAACATGGGATCGGTATTAGGGTCGAGCCCTTCTCCGACCTACTTTGCTACCCACGCGTATGCTGCCATGAAATCGGCTGTAATTGGTTTTACGAAATCGGTGGCTGCCTATTATGCCAACGACAACATACGAGTCAATGTATTAGCCCCGGCACTGGTCGAAACCCCCATGGCGCAACGTGCCGTTCAGGACGATACGATACTAGCCTTCACCAGAACAAAGCAACCTCTGGATGGAGGACGTATCGGCCAGCCAGACGATCTGGACGGAGCCGCCGTGTATTTCATGTCCGATTATTCGGCATTTACCACTGGACAGGTACTGACTGTCGATGGTGGCTGGAGTGTTAGTGAAGGGCAATTATGATGGTTACTGTCGATGATTGAAACCCAGCGCCTGACTATTGTTCCGCTTACGCTTAAGCAATTGTATCTGTACATTGTTGATACCCATCAGCTAGAAGAAGCTATGGGGCTCAAAACGGGTTGCCGGGAACTGGTTGAACCGGTGCTGAGTATTATCATTCACTTTACGATTCCACGGTTGAAAGATCCCACCAACGACCCACTCTACCATACGCTCTGGATGGCCATCGACCGTGAAAAACAGCAATTTGTAGCCGAAGCTAAGTTTAAAGGGGAGCCCGACGAAACCGGCACCATCGAAATTGGCTATGGTACGTACTCCGCTGTGCATCGGCAGGGATATATGACCGAAATGGTGGGTGGACTTCTAAAGTGGGCTGGCGAACAACCTGACGTTCAGCGGGTAGTAGCCGACACCGAGGCAGGAAACGTAGCATCTCAGAAAGTGCTGGAGAAGAGTGGGTTTCGGTTGTTCGATCAGATTGAAGATATGCTTTGGTGGGAGTATCCAATTCGGTAGCGAGTAACGTTGGTACTTTTTATTGGTAAAATTGTAATTTCGGCTTCCTGCAAATGAACCCTACCTATGCATTCACGTCGTAAATTCCTCCGTCGGCTCGGTGGTACATCGGCTTTACTGGCCGGAGGAACTACCCTGGTTGGCGCCGAAACCCTTGTCCCTTCAATTTATCGCGAACATCTGATAGAGATTATCCCCCCTCGCTCTGTAGCCGATACGATCAATATTGGTCTGATTGGCGCTGGAATCATCGGCCATTATGATCTTGATTGTGCGCTGAAAGTACCAGGTACGAAGGTAGTCGCTGTGGCAGACCTATACGATCCCCGACTGGTCAGGGCAAAGGAGGTTTGGGGACAGGACCTGTTTACCACCCGCGATTATCGGGAAATACTGGCCCGAAAAGATGTCGATGCGGTCCTGATTTGTGTACCCGATCACTGGCACGACCATATTTCGATTGCTGCACTAAAAGCCGGGAAACATGTGTACTGCGAAAAACCGATGGTACACCACATCGAAGAAGGACAGGCCGTTATTGCCGCGCACAAGAAATCAGGTAAGGTATTTCAGGTAGGTAGCCAGCGCGCAAGTGCATCGGCTGTACTTGAGGCAAAACGGCGTTATGAAGCCGGACACATTGGCGAACTGACGTCCGTCGAAACGTTTCTGGATCGGACGGATGCGTTAGGGGCCTGGCAGTATACGATGCCACCGAATCTGGACCCTAAAGACCTGGATTGGGACCGATACCTGGGCGATGCACCCAAACATCCTTTTCAGGCAGAGCGATTTTTTCGGTGGCGGAATTACAAAGACTATGGCACAGGCGTAGCGGGCGACCTATTTGTCCATTTGATTACGGGCGTTCATACCATTACTGGCTCACTCGGACCAACCCGGATTTTCGCGCTCGGTGATCTGAATTTCTGGAAAGATGGACGGGATGCTTATGACCTGGTCACGGCTATGATGGACTATCCCAAAACGGATAAGCACCCATCGTTTCAATTTACGACCCGTGTAAACCTGGCTACGGGCGCTGGTGGCGATATTCATACCCGCCTGGTTGGAACGGAAGGCGTTATCGATATTGGCTGGAATTCGTTCGTCATGAATCGGCTAAAACGGCCCAATGCCCCTATGTACAGCCGGGGTTATGACGCCTTATTCACCTATCCGCAGGCTATGCAGGAGGAGTTTATCCGGCAGTATGAGCAGAAATACCCGACAGGTCAGTTTACCCGAACCGTACAGAACGAACCGGTCATTACCTATACAGCCCCCGATGGCTACGACGATCGGCTCGATCACATGATCGTTTTCTTCAATGCGATCCGGGAAAATAATCCATCGCTGGTTCGGGAAGATGCTGAATTTGGCCTGCGGGCAGCCGCTCCGTCGTTGGCTGCTAACCTCAGTGCAGCCCAGCGAAAAATTATCCATTGGGACCCCGTTGCGATGAGAATTTCTAAAGCTACCTAGCAGCCCGTTCACATTATTGCAACGAACGATCTTATCAAACCTTAAAACGCAACAAAACCTGTGCAGCCTGTTCCTATTAAAACGACCGTTGTTGGTTCGATGCCT
This window of the Spirosoma aerolatum genome carries:
- a CDS encoding Gfo/Idh/MocA family protein, giving the protein MHSRRKFLRRLGGTSALLAGGTTLVGAETLVPSIYREHLIEIIPPRSVADTINIGLIGAGIIGHYDLDCALKVPGTKVVAVADLYDPRLVRAKEVWGQDLFTTRDYREILARKDVDAVLICVPDHWHDHISIAALKAGKHVYCEKPMVHHIEEGQAVIAAHKKSGKVFQVGSQRASASAVLEAKRRYEAGHIGELTSVETFLDRTDALGAWQYTMPPNLDPKDLDWDRYLGDAPKHPFQAERFFRWRNYKDYGTGVAGDLFVHLITGVHTITGSLGPTRIFALGDLNFWKDGRDAYDLVTAMMDYPKTDKHPSFQFTTRVNLATGAGGDIHTRLVGTEGVIDIGWNSFVMNRLKRPNAPMYSRGYDALFTYPQAMQEEFIRQYEQKYPTGQFTRTVQNEPVITYTAPDGYDDRLDHMIVFFNAIRENNPSLVREDAEFGLRAAAPSLAANLSAAQRKIIHWDPVAMRISKAT